A single Tenacibaculum sp. Bg11-29 DNA region contains:
- a CDS encoding ABC-F family ATP-binding cassette domain-containing protein: MLSVSNLSVQFGKRILFDEVNTKFTQGNCYGIIGANGAGKSTFLKIISGIQDATSGHVHLEPGKRMSVLTQDHYAFDEYTTLEAVLMGNKELHKIKTEIDALYADYTDENAEKIGELQVRFEEMDGWNADSAAATLLSNLGIKEEDHYTLLADLDSKKKVRILLAQALFGNPDVLIMDEPTNDLDFETIAWLENFLANFDNTVIVVSHDRHFLDAVCTHISDIDFAKINHFSGNYTFWYESSQLAAKQRAQQNKKAEDKKKELEEFIRRFSANMAKSKQATSRKKMIDKLNVDEIKPSSRRYPAIIFDRDREAGDQILNIEGLSKNFEGKPLFANVDINLNKGDKVAIISKSSKAVSTFYQIISGNEEADSGKCNWGVTTTQSYLPSDNSSFFQNGELDLVDWLRQYAQTEEEREEVFLRGFLGKMIFSGEEALKKSNVLSGGEKVRCMLSRMMMTRANIVMLDEPTNHLDLESIQALNNSLINFKGTVLFSTHDHEFAQTVANRVIEITPKGVIDKYSTFDEYLADPKVKELRKKLYS, from the coding sequence ATGTTATCAGTTTCTAATTTATCAGTTCAGTTTGGTAAGCGTATTTTATTTGATGAAGTAAATACTAAGTTTACACAAGGAAATTGCTACGGTATTATCGGAGCAAATGGAGCAGGAAAATCTACTTTTTTAAAGATTATTTCTGGTATACAAGACGCAACATCAGGTCATGTTCATTTAGAACCTGGAAAAAGGATGTCGGTTTTAACCCAAGATCATTATGCTTTTGATGAGTATACGACTTTAGAGGCTGTTTTAATGGGTAATAAAGAATTGCATAAAATTAAAACAGAAATAGATGCTTTATATGCAGATTATACTGATGAAAATGCTGAAAAAATAGGAGAGCTTCAAGTTAGGTTTGAAGAAATGGATGGTTGGAATGCAGATTCTGCTGCTGCAACATTATTGTCTAATTTAGGTATAAAAGAAGAAGATCATTACACTTTATTAGCCGATTTAGATTCTAAGAAAAAGGTACGTATATTATTAGCGCAAGCGTTATTTGGTAATCCTGATGTGTTAATTATGGATGAACCTACCAATGATTTAGATTTTGAAACAATTGCTTGGTTAGAGAATTTTTTAGCTAATTTTGATAATACGGTGATCGTTGTATCGCATGACCGTCACTTCTTAGACGCTGTTTGTACGCATATTTCGGATATTGATTTTGCTAAAATTAATCACTTTTCAGGAAACTATACATTCTGGTATGAGTCTAGTCAATTAGCGGCAAAACAAAGAGCCCAACAGAATAAAAAAGCAGAAGACAAAAAGAAAGAATTAGAAGAATTTATTCGTCGTTTTTCTGCAAACATGGCTAAGTCTAAACAAGCTACTTCTCGTAAGAAGATGATAGATAAGTTAAATGTAGATGAAATTAAACCTTCTAGTCGTCGTTATCCGGCAATTATTTTTGATAGAGATAGAGAAGCGGGAGACCAGATTTTAAATATAGAAGGTTTATCAAAAAACTTTGAAGGAAAGCCATTATTTGCAAATGTTGATATTAATTTAAACAAAGGAGATAAAGTAGCTATTATTTCGAAAAGTTCTAAAGCTGTATCTACTTTTTATCAAATTATTTCAGGAAATGAAGAAGCTGATTCTGGGAAATGTAATTGGGGAGTAACAACAACGCAATCGTATTTACCTTCAGATAATTCATCATTTTTTCAAAATGGAGAATTAGATTTAGTAGATTGGTTACGTCAATATGCGCAAACAGAAGAAGAAAGAGAAGAAGTGTTTTTAAGAGGTTTCTTAGGTAAGATGATTTTTTCTGGTGAAGAGGCTTTAAAAAAGAGTAACGTATTATCAGGGGGAGAGAAAGTACGTTGTATGTTATCTCGTATGATGATGACTAGAGCTAACATAGTAATGTTAGATGAGCCAACCAATCACTTAGATTTAGAATCTATTCAAGCATTAAATAACTCTTTAATTAATTTTAAAGGAACGGTATTATTTTCTACTCATGATCATGAATTTGCACAAACAGTAGCAAATAGAGTTATTGAGATAACACCTAAAGGGGTTATTGATAAGTATTCAACTTTTGATGAGTATTTAGCAGATCCTAAAGTAAAAGAATTAAGAAAAAAGTTGTATTCTTAA
- a CDS encoding DEAD/DEAH box helicase: protein MSTFLDLGLKESINKALTDLGYEKPTVIQEKAIPQIISSTADLKAFAQTGTGKTAAFSLPIIEQINSSDKNTQAIILSPTRELAVQIGNNIKEFAKYIPDLKVVTVYGGSNIEEQIRGLKRGAQIVVGTPGRTVDLINRRALKLGNVKWLVLDEADEMLNMGFKDELDKVLDATPETKQTLLFSATFPREVESIARNYMTNPVEITSGEKNQGSDNVSHEYYVVNERTRYQALKRIADVNTDIYAIIFCRTRRETQEVANNLIKDGYSADALHGDLSQQQRDSVMGKFRKKTIQILVATDVAARGLDVTELTHVINHKLPDQIENYNHRSGRTGRAGNKGISVVLVNNKEKGRLRSIERIIKKKFEPKKVPTGKEICQNQLMHLIEKVKATEVNTEQIEEFLPSIYEKLEDLSREELVQKFVSLEFNKFLSYYNKSDDLNDVSNKDSGSRGRSNDENMTRFFINLGRKDELNPATLIGLINDQKIADKVEIGAIDILDTFSFFEIDKNFEKETLEAFSDNDPDFNGRSVNIEITKSNRGGGGGGRRPRGGGGGGFSGKRKSGGGSDRNSRGPRGDSRRRSDSGSSSSSPRRSSGDSNASSGFGRKRKRD, encoded by the coding sequence ATGTCAACATTTTTAGATTTAGGCTTAAAAGAGTCTATCAACAAAGCATTAACAGATTTAGGTTACGAAAAGCCTACTGTAATTCAAGAAAAAGCAATTCCTCAAATTATTTCATCTACGGCTGATTTAAAAGCTTTCGCTCAAACAGGAACTGGAAAAACGGCAGCATTTAGTTTGCCAATTATCGAGCAAATAAATTCTTCAGATAAAAATACTCAAGCAATCATCTTATCTCCTACTCGTGAACTTGCTGTTCAAATAGGAAATAATATTAAAGAATTTGCTAAATACATACCAGATTTAAAAGTGGTAACTGTATATGGTGGTTCTAATATAGAAGAACAAATTAGAGGTTTAAAAAGAGGTGCTCAAATAGTAGTGGGTACTCCTGGTAGAACTGTCGATTTAATAAATCGTAGAGCTTTAAAATTAGGAAACGTAAAATGGTTAGTTTTAGATGAAGCTGATGAAATGCTTAACATGGGGTTCAAAGATGAGCTTGATAAAGTATTAGATGCAACTCCAGAAACTAAACAAACCTTATTATTTTCTGCAACCTTCCCTAGAGAAGTAGAGTCGATTGCTAGAAATTATATGACAAATCCTGTTGAGATTACATCAGGAGAAAAAAATCAAGGTTCTGATAACGTATCTCATGAATACTATGTAGTTAATGAAAGAACACGTTACCAAGCCTTAAAAAGGATTGCAGATGTAAATACTGATATTTACGCAATTATTTTCTGTAGAACAAGAAGAGAAACACAAGAAGTTGCTAATAACCTTATAAAAGATGGTTATAGTGCTGATGCGTTACATGGAGACTTATCTCAACAACAAAGAGATAGTGTTATGGGTAAATTCCGTAAGAAAACTATTCAAATCTTAGTAGCAACTGATGTTGCTGCACGTGGTTTAGATGTTACTGAATTAACACATGTAATTAACCATAAATTACCAGACCAAATAGAAAACTACAATCACCGTAGTGGTAGAACTGGTAGAGCTGGTAACAAAGGTATCTCTGTTGTATTAGTAAACAATAAAGAAAAAGGTAGATTACGTTCGATTGAGCGTATTATCAAAAAGAAATTTGAACCTAAAAAAGTACCTACAGGTAAAGAAATTTGCCAAAATCAATTAATGCATTTAATTGAAAAAGTAAAGGCTACAGAGGTTAATACTGAACAAATTGAAGAGTTCTTACCTAGTATCTATGAAAAATTAGAAGATTTAAGTAGAGAGGAATTAGTACAAAAATTCGTTTCATTAGAATTTAATAAATTTTTATCTTACTACAACAAATCTGACGATTTAAACGACGTATCTAACAAAGATAGTGGTTCAAGAGGTAGATCTAATGACGAAAACATGACTCGTTTCTTCATTAACTTAGGAAGAAAAGATGAATTAAATCCTGCAACATTAATTGGATTAATAAACGATCAAAAAATTGCGGATAAAGTTGAAATCGGTGCGATTGATATTTTAGATACTTTCTCTTTCTTTGAAATTGATAAGAACTTTGAAAAGGAAACATTAGAAGCTTTTAGCGATAATGATCCTGATTTTAATGGACGATCAGTAAATATTGAAATTACAAAGTCTAACCGTGGTGGCGGTGGTGGCGGAAGAAGACCTCGCGGTGGCGGCGGTGGTGGTTTCAGCGGAAAAAGAAAAAGTGGTGGCGGAAGTGACAGAAATTCTAGAGGCCCTAGAGGAGACTCTAGAAGACGTAGTGATAGTGGCTCGAGTTCTTCTTCTCCAAGAAGAAGTAGCGGTGATAGCAATGCATCTTCAGGGTTCGGTAGAAAACGTAAAAGAGATTAA
- a CDS encoding prohibitin family protein yields the protein MSNNRQLDLQLPKGAILLVVLAVVGIILFTKSTITIGPGEGGVIFESLGNGINTDKTYGEGFHIVAPWNKMIVRKVRQQSISDEMNVLSVNGLEVKVNGTIWYEPEFSNLGNLIKTKGEDYERELLDPAVNAAARSVVGRYTPEQLYSSKRDVIEQEILDEVKLILKDQYLIVKRVLVEDVKLPPTIRTAIETKLKQEQESLEYEFRLAKAKKEAERQKIDAEGKAIANKILSASLTDKILQEKGIEATLKLAESPNSKVVLIGGGKSGMPIILGNQ from the coding sequence ATGAGTAATAACAGACAATTAGATTTACAATTACCAAAAGGAGCAATTCTTTTAGTTGTTTTAGCAGTAGTAGGAATTATTCTTTTCACTAAATCTACAATAACAATTGGTCCTGGAGAAGGAGGTGTAATCTTCGAAAGTTTAGGTAATGGTATTAATACTGATAAAACATATGGAGAAGGGTTTCATATCGTAGCTCCTTGGAATAAGATGATTGTAAGAAAAGTACGTCAACAATCAATTTCTGACGAAATGAATGTACTATCTGTAAACGGATTAGAGGTAAAGGTAAACGGAACAATTTGGTACGAACCAGAGTTTAGTAATTTAGGAAACTTAATTAAAACAAAAGGTGAAGATTATGAGCGTGAACTTTTAGATCCAGCAGTTAATGCGGCAGCAAGAAGTGTTGTAGGCCGTTATACACCAGAACAATTGTATTCTAGTAAGAGAGATGTTATTGAACAAGAAATTTTAGATGAAGTAAAATTAATTTTAAAAGATCAATACTTAATCGTAAAAAGAGTATTAGTTGAAGATGTTAAATTACCTCCAACTATTAGAACAGCTATTGAAACAAAATTAAAGCAAGAGCAAGAATCTCTAGAGTATGAATTTAGACTTGCAAAAGCAAAGAAAGAAGCTGAGAGACAAAAAATTGACGCAGAAGGAAAAGCAATAGCAAATAAGATTTTAAGTGCTTCTTTAACTGATAAAATTTTACAAGAAAAAGGTATTGAAGCTACATTAAAATTAGCTGAATCTCCTAACAGTAAAGTCGTATTGATTGGTGGAGGAAAAAGCGGAATGCCAATTATTTTAGGAAATCAATAG
- a CDS encoding HupE/UreJ family protein, protein MNLKSKRSSLLLIILLIIPFATFAHGVDDETQSFLLSNKGIAFGPFLYIGAKHMITGYDHLLFLIGVVFFLYKTKDIITYITYFTIGHSVTLLLGVMADINVNVFLIDAIIALSIVYKGFDNLKGFKIIFGKQPNTKIAVLIFGLFHGFGLATKLQEFEFDKEGLFINLLGFNLGVEVGQFLALGFVLLCISYWRQYDSYLKFSKNTNILLMAAGFLLLGYQLTGYFTS, encoded by the coding sequence ATGAATTTAAAAAGTAAACGATCAAGCTTGTTATTAATTATTTTATTAATTATTCCTTTTGCAACTTTTGCACATGGAGTAGATGATGAAACACAATCGTTTTTATTAAGTAATAAAGGAATTGCATTTGGTCCTTTTCTCTACATAGGTGCTAAGCATATGATTACAGGTTATGATCATTTACTTTTTTTAATTGGAGTAGTATTCTTTTTATACAAAACAAAAGATATTATAACATACATAACCTATTTTACAATAGGGCATAGTGTAACCCTTCTTTTAGGTGTAATGGCAGATATAAATGTAAATGTTTTCTTAATTGATGCTATTATAGCACTATCAATAGTGTATAAAGGGTTTGATAACTTAAAAGGGTTTAAAATTATCTTTGGTAAACAACCCAACACTAAAATAGCAGTGTTAATTTTTGGTTTATTTCACGGATTTGGTCTAGCTACAAAATTACAAGAATTTGAATTTGATAAAGAAGGTCTTTTTATAAACTTATTAGGTTTTAATCTAGGAGTAGAAGTTGGTCAGTTTTTGGCATTAGGCTTTGTTTTATTATGTATTTCTTATTGGAGACAATATGATAGTTATCTAAAATTTTCTAAAAACACAAATATACTTTTAATGGCAGCAGGTTTTTTGTTGTTAGGGTATCAATTAACAGGATATTTCACTTCTTAA
- a CDS encoding efflux RND transporter periplasmic adaptor subunit — MNKFIIIVLLTVSIISCNSKKEDHSGHDHVSEEKKVATIKSTKEDKHNENELHLTKEQVVSANIIVAKITQEKIRSSVAVTGTIEVPPQSKATIYAPLEAFVYKTDLLPGDKVRKGEVVAVLQHPNFIKLQYSYLEAINNFNVKKADYERKKMLLENEITSRKSFQIAEGIYHSAKSLVISYKSQLKMANLSPSTISAKGIQQYVYIKAPISGYVVENNLNKGMFLSANSEMMEIIDNDHMHAELNVFGTDITKIKKGDEFIFKPSGVDKQYKGYIKLISQKVNDKTKTVNVHGHFEDEKNVLKSGMFINAQVLLEGEKIFAVPERSIIEKDGKSFIFLAKSDVEFIPLEVTLGITDGGFVALKKIQGNSFDINIVTKGAHFLKGKLIQKSGGMDGHVH; from the coding sequence ATGAATAAATTTATAATTATAGTATTATTAACTGTATCGATTATCAGTTGTAATTCAAAGAAGGAAGACCATTCAGGTCATGACCATGTATCTGAAGAAAAGAAAGTAGCAACTATTAAAAGTACAAAAGAAGATAAACATAATGAAAATGAACTCCACTTAACAAAAGAACAGGTGGTTTCTGCAAATATAATTGTAGCCAAAATAACACAAGAAAAAATACGTAGTAGCGTAGCGGTTACTGGTACAATAGAAGTACCACCACAAAGTAAAGCAACAATTTATGCACCTTTAGAAGCTTTTGTTTATAAAACCGATTTATTACCTGGTGATAAGGTACGTAAAGGAGAAGTTGTAGCAGTATTACAACATCCTAATTTCATTAAATTACAATACTCATATTTAGAAGCAATTAATAATTTTAATGTTAAAAAGGCTGATTATGAGCGTAAAAAAATGTTATTAGAAAATGAAATTACCTCTAGAAAATCATTTCAAATAGCTGAAGGAATATATCATTCAGCAAAAAGTTTGGTAATAAGTTATAAATCACAATTAAAAATGGCAAATTTGTCGCCAAGTACAATATCAGCAAAAGGAATTCAACAATATGTATATATAAAAGCACCTATTTCTGGCTATGTAGTTGAGAATAATTTAAATAAGGGTATGTTTTTATCAGCAAATTCTGAAATGATGGAAATTATAGATAATGACCATATGCATGCAGAGTTAAATGTTTTTGGTACTGATATTACCAAAATTAAAAAAGGAGATGAATTTATTTTTAAACCCTCAGGTGTTGATAAGCAATACAAAGGCTACATAAAATTAATTAGTCAAAAAGTAAATGATAAAACAAAGACGGTTAATGTTCATGGTCATTTTGAAGATGAAAAAAACGTGTTAAAATCTGGAATGTTTATCAATGCTCAAGTATTATTGGAAGGAGAAAAAATATTTGCTGTACCAGAGAGGTCAATTATAGAAAAAGACGGAAAAAGTTTTATATTTTTGGCAAAAAGTGATGTAGAATTTATTCCTTTAGAAGTAACCTTAGGTATTACTGATGGAGGCTTTGTAGCACTAAAAAAGATTCAAGGTAATAGCTTTGATATTAATATAGTAACTAAAGGAGCTCATTTTTTAAAAGGTAAATTAATACAAAAATCGGGCGGTATGGATGGCCACGTACATTAA
- a CDS encoding CusA/CzcA family heavy metal efflux RND transporter yields the protein MLDNIIKFSIKNKLIIGAFVLVLIGWGIYSLKQLPIDAVPDITNNQVQIITSAPSQSAQDIERLVTFPIEMTMSSIPEIEEVRSFSRFGLSVVTIVFKDGVDIYWARQQINERLNEAKNNIPAGIGSPEMGPVTTGLGEIYQYTLFAKKGYKEKFSIMKLRSIQDWIVRRQLLGIEGVADVSSFGGFLKQYEVALQPERLQTLSVSVKEVLEALANNNQNTGGAYIDKNPKAYFIRSQGLIKSPEDIQNIVIKNTENGTPILIRDIGKIQLGNAIRYGAMTRNGEGEVVGGIVMMLKGANSSKVIKRVKDRVKQIQESLPEGVLIKPFLDRTKLVNKAIKTVSTNLIEGALIVIFILVLLLGNLRAGLIVASVIPLAMLFAVILMNLFGVSGNLMSLGAIDFGIIVDGSVIIVEATLHYLGLKKSGVKLTQSEMDEEVYNSASKIRTSAAFGEIIILIVYLPILALVGIEGKMFKPMAITVSFAILGAFILSLTYVPMISALFLKKTITNKKNISDKIIKAIQDVYSPILTVFLNNKKSVLVVVVLIFTLSIYTFKNMGSEFIPSLDEGDLAVQATVSTGSSLSYTIDVTNKSSKLLMAEFPDEIEQIVSRIGSSEIPTDPMPVEVADIIIILKDKSDWTKARTKNELTEKMNHLLDENMLGVNYGFQQPIQMRFNELMTGARQDVVLKIYGEDLDKLVKYGNDLGKIIPQVAGAEDLYIEKMTGLKQIVIDYKRSQLALYGLSISAINTVINTAFAGKTAGSVYEGEQRYDLVVRMGKQHRSSIEDIRKLYVTTPNGVQIPLENVADVSFKTGPNQIQRDDAKRRITVGFNIRGRDVATIVNELQQKIADNMKFDPGYYITYGGTFKNLEEARIRLGIAVPVALALIFLLLYFTFKSVKQSVLIYTAIPMSAIGGIFALWFRDMPFSISAGIGFIALFGVAVLNGIVLIAEFNRLKEAGMTNVKEIIRKGTAVRLRPVIMTAAVASLGFLPMAISSSAGAEVQKPLATVVIGGLVSATLLTLLILPILYLLSESKTSKKVKSKVLIITLVLFSSSFIQGQELPKEEPQKISEQQAIKLSLHKSVTLYKSKLNVIKSETRISKAIDLNPTVVKYQKVGVGVGTSEKEWSVNQNFGAILTHIQKRKLAIAKFDLAKSNNKISKKEIIRKTSTLYQQWHYLYGLITLVNEQQQNSNQIKKIAQKLYEAGEIGGLENDLTILQSLGTQSKKNAIYKEYYEVENKLKELLQINEAIIPTTKLPLKKVVLLKKDMLSEALLETLKKRYKVTEKSLLVAKSNYFPELTAGIVNRKTGNATGYNGFNIGLNVPLSFWSNKAKIKEQKIISQEISYENESRKVAIENNFKSLQNQLKYLESELVSIDLMVVKAEKFIQKLKIAYTSGEIDAYKYNQSFNTYFNVMQNYLSLINNYNKTVIAYEFYTKK from the coding sequence ATGTTAGATAACATTATAAAATTTTCAATTAAAAATAAATTGATTATTGGTGCTTTCGTATTGGTTTTAATTGGTTGGGGGATATATTCTCTAAAGCAATTACCAATAGATGCGGTACCAGACATAACCAATAATCAGGTGCAAATAATTACTTCAGCACCATCACAATCAGCGCAAGATATAGAGCGATTAGTAACATTTCCTATAGAAATGACAATGTCTAGCATTCCAGAGATCGAAGAAGTGCGTTCTTTTTCTCGTTTTGGACTTAGTGTTGTAACCATTGTTTTTAAAGATGGTGTTGATATCTATTGGGCAAGACAACAAATTAATGAACGATTAAATGAGGCAAAAAATAATATTCCAGCAGGCATAGGTTCTCCTGAAATGGGTCCTGTAACTACAGGTTTAGGAGAAATTTATCAATATACATTATTTGCTAAAAAAGGGTATAAAGAGAAGTTTTCAATAATGAAACTACGTTCTATTCAAGATTGGATAGTTCGTCGTCAATTATTAGGAATTGAAGGAGTAGCAGATGTAAGTAGTTTTGGTGGTTTCTTAAAACAATATGAAGTTGCTTTGCAACCAGAAAGATTGCAAACACTTAGTGTAAGTGTTAAAGAAGTTTTAGAAGCTTTAGCAAATAACAATCAGAACACAGGAGGCGCTTACATAGATAAAAATCCGAAAGCTTATTTTATTCGTAGCCAAGGATTAATTAAATCACCTGAAGATATTCAGAATATTGTAATTAAAAACACTGAAAATGGTACTCCTATTTTAATTAGAGATATAGGTAAAATACAATTAGGAAATGCTATTAGATATGGCGCAATGACTCGAAATGGAGAAGGAGAAGTTGTTGGTGGAATTGTAATGATGTTAAAAGGAGCGAATTCCTCTAAGGTAATTAAACGTGTTAAAGATAGAGTTAAGCAAATACAAGAAAGTTTACCTGAAGGTGTATTAATTAAGCCTTTTTTAGACAGAACAAAATTAGTTAATAAAGCTATAAAAACAGTATCTACTAATTTAATAGAAGGAGCACTAATAGTTATTTTTATTCTTGTTTTATTATTAGGGAATTTACGAGCGGGTTTAATTGTTGCTTCAGTTATACCATTAGCAATGTTATTCGCTGTTATACTAATGAATTTGTTTGGCGTTTCAGGGAACTTAATGAGTTTAGGGGCTATTGATTTCGGAATTATTGTAGACGGTTCAGTTATTATAGTAGAAGCAACACTCCATTATTTAGGTTTAAAAAAATCAGGAGTAAAGCTTACACAATCAGAAATGGATGAGGAAGTATATAATTCGGCTTCAAAAATAAGAACAAGTGCAGCTTTCGGTGAAATTATAATATTAATAGTATATCTACCAATTTTGGCTTTAGTAGGCATAGAAGGTAAAATGTTTAAACCAATGGCTATAACCGTAAGTTTTGCTATTTTAGGAGCATTTATCTTATCCTTAACTTATGTGCCAATGATTAGTGCCTTGTTTTTAAAGAAAACAATAACTAATAAAAAGAATATTTCTGATAAAATTATAAAAGCAATACAAGATGTTTATTCACCAATATTAACAGTTTTTTTAAATAACAAAAAATCGGTACTTGTAGTAGTTGTATTAATTTTCACCTTAAGTATTTATACATTTAAAAACATGGGGTCAGAATTTATTCCATCTTTAGATGAAGGAGATTTAGCAGTTCAAGCAACAGTTTCAACAGGAAGTTCATTATCGTATACTATTGATGTTACGAATAAATCTTCAAAATTATTAATGGCAGAATTTCCAGATGAAATTGAGCAAATTGTAAGTAGAATTGGTTCTTCAGAAATACCTACAGACCCAATGCCTGTTGAAGTAGCAGATATTATTATTATTCTAAAAGATAAAAGTGATTGGACGAAAGCACGCACTAAAAACGAGCTGACAGAAAAAATGAATCACTTATTAGATGAGAATATGTTAGGTGTTAATTACGGATTCCAACAACCTATACAAATGCGTTTTAATGAATTAATGACGGGAGCGCGACAAGATGTAGTGTTAAAAATTTACGGAGAAGATTTAGATAAATTAGTGAAATATGGTAATGATTTAGGTAAAATTATACCACAAGTAGCAGGAGCAGAGGATTTGTATATTGAAAAAATGACAGGTTTAAAGCAAATTGTTATAGATTATAAACGTAGTCAATTAGCTTTATACGGATTAAGTATTTCAGCTATAAACACAGTCATAAATACAGCATTTGCAGGTAAAACTGCTGGTTCGGTATACGAAGGAGAGCAACGATACGATTTAGTAGTACGTATGGGTAAACAACATAGATCGAGTATTGAAGATATTCGTAAACTTTATGTAACTACACCAAACGGAGTACAAATTCCGCTAGAAAATGTTGCTGATGTAAGCTTTAAAACAGGACCAAATCAAATACAAAGAGATGACGCAAAAAGAAGAATAACTGTAGGTTTTAATATTAGAGGACGAGATGTAGCTACTATTGTTAATGAATTACAACAAAAGATTGCTGATAATATGAAATTCGATCCTGGTTATTACATCACCTATGGAGGAACTTTTAAAAATTTAGAAGAAGCAAGAATTCGATTAGGAATAGCAGTACCTGTGGCATTGGCATTAATATTTTTGTTATTATACTTTACATTTAAATCAGTAAAACAAAGTGTTTTAATTTATACCGCAATACCAATGTCTGCCATTGGAGGAATTTTTGCTTTATGGTTTAGAGATATGCCTTTTTCAATTTCAGCAGGAATAGGTTTTATAGCCTTGTTTGGAGTAGCTGTATTAAATGGAATTGTATTAATTGCTGAATTTAACCGCTTAAAAGAAGCGGGAATGACTAATGTTAAAGAGATAATAAGAAAAGGAACAGCAGTACGATTACGACCTGTAATTATGACTGCTGCTGTTGCATCATTAGGTTTTTTACCAATGGCAATTTCATCATCAGCAGGAGCAGAGGTACAAAAACCATTAGCAACCGTAGTTATTGGAGGTTTAGTATCTGCTACTTTATTAACATTACTAATTTTACCAATATTGTATTTACTGTCTGAAAGTAAAACTTCTAAAAAAGTAAAATCAAAAGTACTTATCATTACGCTCGTTTTATTTAGTAGTTCTTTTATTCAAGGGCAAGAATTACCAAAAGAAGAACCTCAAAAAATAAGTGAACAACAAGCAATAAAATTAAGTTTACATAAATCAGTAACACTATATAAATCAAAATTAAATGTGATTAAAAGTGAAACAAGAATTTCAAAAGCGATTGATTTAAATCCTACTGTTGTTAAATATCAAAAAGTAGGAGTTGGTGTTGGTACATCAGAAAAAGAGTGGTCTGTTAATCAAAATTTCGGAGCTATTTTAACACATATTCAAAAAAGAAAACTAGCTATAGCAAAGTTTGATTTAGCAAAATCAAACAATAAAATTTCTAAAAAAGAAATTATTAGAAAGACAAGCACATTATATCAACAATGGCATTATTTATATGGGCTTATTACATTAGTGAATGAGCAACAACAAAATAGTAATCAGATAAAAAAAATTGCTCAAAAATTATACGAAGCTGGTGAAATTGGTGGATTAGAAAATGATTTAACAATATTACAATCTTTAGGAACTCAGTCTAAAAAAAATGCCATTTATAAGGAGTATTATGAAGTTGAAAATAAGTTAAAAGAATTATTACAAATAAATGAGGCAATAATTCCAACAACAAAATTACCGTTAAAAAAGGTTGTTTTATTAAAAAAGGATATGCTTTCAGAAGCATTATTAGAAACTTTAAAGAAACGATATAAAGTAACCGAAAAAAGCCTTTTAGTAGCTAAATCAAACTACTTTCCTGAGTTAACAGCCGGAATAGTAAATAGAAAAACAGGTAATGCAACAGGCTATAATGGCTTTAATATTGGTTTGAATGTACCTTTGTCATTTTGGTCTAACAAGGCTAAAATTAAAGAACAAAAAATTATAAGTCAAGAAATATCCTATGAAAATGAATCAAGAAAAGTAGCTATTGAAAATAATTTTAAAAGTTTACAAAATCAATTAAAATACTTAGAAAGTGAATTAGTAAGCATAGATTTAATGGTTGTTAAAGCCGAAAAATTTATTCAAAAATTAAAAATTGCCTATACATCTGGTGAAATTGATGCGTATAAATACAATCAAAGTTTTAACACCTATTTTAATGTAATGCAAAACTATTTATCACTTATTAATAACTATAATAAAACCGTAATAGCTTACGAGTTTTATACCAAAAAATAA
- a CDS encoding acyl-CoA thioesterase, translated as MKFHTRKWVKPEDLNPNGTLFGGRLLQWIDEELGIYAIIQLEIPRTVTKFMSEIDFVSSAKQGDIIEIGIEVVKFGSSSITLNCEVRNKLTHKTIIEIDKIVMVSLGEDGNPMSHGKTKVEYVKDRLKNDN; from the coding sequence ATGAAATTTCACACACGAAAATGGGTAAAACCAGAAGATTTAAACCCAAACGGAACTTTATTTGGAGGGCGTTTATTACAATGGATAGATGAAGAATTAGGAATTTATGCAATTATTCAATTAGAAATACCTCGAACTGTTACTAAATTTATGTCAGAAATAGATTTTGTTAGTTCAGCAAAACAAGGTGATATTATTGAAATAGGAATTGAAGTTGTAAAATTTGGATCAAGCTCTATAACTTTAAACTGTGAAGTACGTAACAAACTTACACATAAAACAATTATTGAAATCGATAAAATAGTTATGGTTAGTTTAGGCGAAGATGGAAACCCTATGAGCCACGGGAAAACTAAAGTAGAATACGTTAAAGACAGATTAAAAAATGATAATTGA